One genomic segment of uncultured Desulfobacter sp. includes these proteins:
- the flgK gene encoding flagellar hook-associated protein FlgK has protein sequence MSSLNAILNTASNAVTAYQAAISVTGQNIANADNDDYSIQSAELSTTSTVTSRGNIYGTGVTVSSVTNSVNQIIENALTSELSSQAALEEAQVYMSSIEDLFSEDSNDSLNTLLDAYWSAWEDLSNNPSGETEQNAVYDAGFALTERINAIEGSLSDLTDDLNSQISSTVTEVNSISEQIAGLNLAIITAESTGGNANDLADERNALVDDLGKRIDIDVTVKEDGSYLILTNGLPLAEDGISYDLSMDQGSVYWTGKSGNTYDITDDIPGGSIAGWLEVRDVVIPETQAEFDELAANLIWTLNYQHSQGAGQTYFSGALEGTYEAGDSGTFESLYYGDEIDYTKDFSMVIQDATDTTSEYQNVTVDMSISTSEISNITGSGEESATYELTVIDEGTLGDKTVMQSSGSLGGLSSSSSDFSEALNNALPEQTLTITKGSDTQTLEISDSGSGATRSAADIAEELSNIDGIAAYASTTSAYFDLSVIESSSNDGDIIEFKLYVDGVTEDFSFEVQSSEGSLAEQFEDKLKTVAESINETNQNTDLAVDGTSDGAFIESASGATIGIYELNVNSLNISLDASGSETQSLNSGDAVAITGSVSIVMDPGMKISSDGGLFGTSGTSLVTMGGTGGYENFSGEAISFEVDGLLPSISYTAPVSATDEDQAQALYDALSSTTTGLGQYPESYEIIKNGTSVTIVKIDEDDKDAIEISNFTGGNAELSVSTGTGSGSESPENDTLSSTKNSTTAVTFGDPATIYWESLDSSGNSTGESGYVDIDESGVVEIIESTGTTLSFEVSQGSLVAGNTLRINTDGDGQADILQGSVTGTAASVDDTYEFTVISGGTLPNNEDVVVIEWASETDSGTIELEGNEDENSQIIVEVDGMTLAFDSGTLVNGDVFYVTTDENGEAVANADEKTLQTLSDWHWTFDSFADEFNRSAGGVTASVTQDNKIEFNTNDDYCAIENVTCSGSDNIEEENFKIKVLNYSALEFEAEGIEFVRDGTWDVANVPTGSTIAIIPENGDDDGFQIDLDGDGIGDIEITFDRSVSGDGYIRMDLESRDADDLSYAFAGNEDGDSGLAAALGVNTFFTGTGASNISVNDVVSDTDLLASGIVNTQTGALAASDNTNALAMADTRYDSVDMKTYTYTRGEGVAVSVTTTSLDDYQASLVSTIGSTAAGIDSALEYSETLVYQLTAQRDSTSAVSLDEEMINLTAQQQAYLAAAKLLTTVQEMFDALLATR, from the coding sequence ATGAGCAGCCTTAATGCCATACTAAATACTGCGTCCAATGCCGTCACGGCCTACCAGGCCGCCATCAGCGTGACAGGCCAGAATATTGCCAACGCGGATAATGATGATTACAGCATCCAGTCTGCGGAGTTATCCACCACATCCACGGTGACCTCAAGGGGCAATATTTACGGTACAGGGGTTACTGTCTCTTCTGTAACTAATTCCGTGAACCAGATTATTGAAAATGCATTGACTTCTGAATTATCCAGTCAGGCTGCCCTGGAAGAGGCACAAGTATATATGTCTTCCATTGAAGATCTGTTTTCCGAAGACAGTAATGACAGCCTGAATACCCTTTTGGATGCCTACTGGTCTGCCTGGGAGGATTTGAGCAACAACCCGTCCGGTGAAACTGAACAAAACGCAGTATATGATGCTGGCTTTGCGCTTACGGAACGCATCAATGCCATTGAAGGGTCCCTGTCTGATTTGACCGACGACCTGAACAGCCAAATATCTTCTACTGTTACCGAAGTAAACAGCATTTCCGAGCAGATCGCAGGGTTGAATTTGGCCATCATCACCGCCGAAAGTACAGGCGGAAATGCCAATGACCTTGCGGATGAACGAAATGCCCTGGTCGATGATCTTGGAAAGCGCATTGACATTGATGTCACAGTTAAAGAGGACGGCTCCTACCTGATTCTCACCAACGGCCTGCCGCTGGCGGAGGACGGAATTTCATACGATTTAAGTATGGACCAGGGCAGTGTGTACTGGACCGGCAAGTCCGGCAATACCTATGATATTACCGATGATATACCTGGCGGTTCCATTGCCGGATGGCTTGAGGTCAGGGATGTGGTTATTCCCGAAACCCAGGCTGAATTCGATGAACTTGCCGCCAACTTGATCTGGACCCTGAACTATCAGCATTCCCAAGGGGCGGGGCAGACCTATTTTTCCGGCGCCTTGGAGGGTACTTACGAGGCCGGGGACAGCGGGACTTTTGAGAGTCTGTATTACGGGGATGAAATTGACTACACCAAGGATTTTTCCATGGTGATCCAGGATGCCACTGACACCACCTCGGAATATCAGAACGTGACTGTGGATATGTCGATCTCCACATCTGAAATTTCCAATATCACCGGGTCTGGAGAGGAGAGTGCCACCTATGAGCTCACGGTAATTGATGAGGGGACGTTGGGAGACAAGACCGTGATGCAGTCCAGTGGGTCGCTGGGCGGTCTTTCATCCAGTTCATCAGACTTTTCCGAGGCCCTGAATAATGCACTGCCTGAACAGACCCTTACCATTACCAAGGGGTCCGATACCCAGACCCTGGAAATTTCAGACAGTGGGTCCGGTGCCACCCGTTCCGCTGCTGATATTGCCGAAGAGCTTTCCAATATAGACGGCATAGCTGCTTATGCGTCGACGACGTCTGCCTATTTTGATCTTTCCGTTATTGAAAGTTCATCGAACGACGGAGATATTATTGAATTTAAATTGTATGTTGACGGGGTGACGGAGGATTTTAGTTTTGAAGTGCAGTCTTCTGAAGGGTCCCTTGCAGAACAGTTTGAAGATAAGCTTAAAACAGTGGCGGAATCCATTAATGAGACCAACCAGAACACGGATTTGGCTGTGGATGGCACGTCCGACGGCGCGTTCATTGAAAGTGCGTCTGGTGCCACCATCGGGATCTACGAGTTAAACGTAAATTCACTAAATATTTCCCTGGATGCCAGCGGTTCTGAAACTCAATCTTTGAATTCAGGCGATGCCGTAGCGATTACCGGTTCTGTGAGCATTGTCATGGATCCGGGTATGAAAATTAGTTCAGATGGTGGGCTGTTCGGGACCTCCGGAACCAGCCTGGTCACCATGGGAGGTACAGGCGGATATGAAAATTTTTCAGGGGAGGCTATCTCCTTTGAAGTGGATGGCCTTCTTCCTTCTATATCATATACAGCCCCGGTCAGCGCCACGGATGAAGACCAGGCCCAGGCGCTATACGATGCCTTATCATCAACAACAACCGGTCTCGGTCAGTACCCGGAAAGCTATGAGATCATCAAAAACGGAACATCTGTCACCATCGTGAAAATAGATGAGGATGATAAAGATGCCATTGAGATTTCCAATTTCACCGGTGGCAATGCAGAGTTAAGCGTATCCACAGGAACCGGGTCCGGCAGTGAATCGCCTGAAAATGACACCCTCTCAAGTACAAAAAATTCGACGACAGCCGTCACGTTTGGCGATCCGGCCACTATTTACTGGGAAAGTCTCGACAGTAGCGGCAATTCCACCGGCGAATCCGGATATGTTGACATTGATGAGTCCGGCGTGGTTGAGATTATTGAAAGCACAGGGACAACCTTAAGTTTTGAAGTTTCCCAAGGCAGTCTTGTCGCCGGAAACACCCTTCGGATCAATACCGATGGCGACGGTCAGGCCGATATTCTTCAAGGTTCGGTTACAGGAACGGCGGCAAGTGTCGATGATACTTATGAGTTTACTGTAATTTCCGGCGGCACCCTGCCGAATAATGAAGATGTTGTTGTGATTGAATGGGCGTCTGAAACCGATTCTGGCACCATTGAACTGGAAGGCAATGAGGATGAAAATTCTCAGATTATCGTGGAAGTGGACGGCATGACCCTGGCTTTTGACAGCGGCACCCTGGTGAATGGCGATGTCTTTTATGTCACCACGGATGAAAATGGTGAAGCCGTGGCCAATGCCGATGAAAAGACTCTGCAGACCCTTTCGGACTGGCACTGGACCTTTGACTCCTTTGCCGATGAGTTTAACCGAAGCGCAGGCGGTGTGACCGCTTCGGTTACACAAGATAATAAAATCGAATTTAATACCAATGATGACTATTGTGCCATTGAGAACGTAACCTGTTCGGGCAGTGACAACATTGAAGAAGAAAATTTTAAAATTAAGGTGTTAAACTACAGTGCCCTGGAATTTGAGGCTGAAGGGATTGAATTTGTGCGGGACGGCACCTGGGACGTTGCCAACGTCCCCACGGGCAGCACCATCGCCATTATTCCGGAAAACGGTGATGATGACGGGTTTCAGATTGATCTGGACGGAGACGGTATAGGGGATATTGAAATTACCTTTGACCGGTCTGTTTCCGGTGACGGGTATATTCGCATGGATTTGGAATCCAGGGACGCAGATGATCTGTCCTATGCCTTTGCAGGAAATGAGGACGGAGACAGCGGTCTTGCTGCGGCACTTGGGGTGAATACCTTTTTTACCGGTACAGGCGCATCAAACATCAGTGTCAATGACGTGGTATCCGACACAGACCTGCTGGCATCAGGTATCGTGAATACCCAAACCGGAGCGCTTGCAGCCAGCGACAATACCAACGCCCTGGCCATGGCTGATACCCGTTACGACAGTGTTGATATGAAAACGTATACATATACCAGGGGAGAGGGTGTTGCGGTCTCGGTAACCACCACCTCGCTGGATGATTACCAGGCCTCCCTGGTCTCGACCATCGGGTCCACAGCGGCTGGTATTGATTCCGCTTTAGAGTATTCCGAAACCCTGGTGTACCAGCTTACGGCGCAGCGGGATTCAACATCCGCCGTGTCCCTGGATGAAGAAATGATTAATCTGACAGCCCAGCAGCAGGCCTATCTTGCAGCGGCTAAGTTGCTGACAACAGTGCAGGAAATGTTCGACGCCCTGCTTGCAACGCGTTGA
- the iscB gene encoding RNA-guided endonuclease IscB, producing the protein MPTTPQKAKNLLKQGKAVIAGYHPFTIQLNYASGETGQDLILGVDAGFKTMGVSITGPTKEFYSCEISLLEGQVERNKERRMYRIQRRSRLRHRKARFNNRRKSDGWLAPSIQHKLDSHIKTIDRLKSVFPIADTIVEVAAFDIQKIKIPEINGKQYQEGAQSGFWNLREYVLHRDSHTCQNPDCKNKSKHPVLEVHHMGYWKLDRSDRPGNLITLCNKCHIPAEHKKNGFLYGWEPKTKSFKPETFMSTVRWKLVNALECDHTYGHKTKQKRIALGLPKTHYNDAFCIAGGRNQERCEPIFFQQKRKNNRCLEKFYDAKVIDIRTDQKVAGAQLHCGRQTRNKNLNGENLRQYRGVKVSKGRRQIRKQQYSIRPNDIVRFNYRIYRALGVQNRGHYLKMTNGGKPVVKSIKQIEVLFHQKTLMVV; encoded by the coding sequence ATGCCGACGACACCGCAAAAGGCAAAGAATTTGTTGAAACAAGGAAAGGCTGTCATTGCCGGTTATCACCCTTTTACCATCCAGCTAAATTATGCTAGCGGTGAGACCGGACAGGATCTAATCCTTGGCGTAGATGCCGGTTTTAAAACGATGGGAGTTTCAATCACCGGCCCGACAAAAGAGTTCTATTCTTGCGAAATCAGTCTGCTTGAGGGACAGGTGGAACGAAACAAGGAACGAAGGATGTACCGGATTCAAAGAAGATCCCGGCTGCGTCACAGAAAAGCACGCTTCAATAATCGCAGGAAAAGTGACGGTTGGCTGGCCCCAAGCATCCAGCATAAGCTTGATAGCCATATCAAGACGATTGATCGGCTGAAGTCCGTATTCCCGATTGCGGATACCATAGTGGAAGTGGCGGCCTTTGATATTCAAAAAATCAAGATTCCTGAAATTAATGGCAAGCAGTATCAGGAAGGGGCTCAATCAGGATTCTGGAATCTAAGGGAATATGTGCTGCACCGTGATAGCCATACATGTCAGAATCCGGACTGCAAGAACAAATCCAAGCATCCCGTTTTGGAAGTACATCACATGGGGTATTGGAAATTGGACAGGTCGGACAGACCGGGAAATCTGATCACTCTATGCAACAAATGTCATATTCCGGCCGAACATAAGAAAAATGGTTTTCTCTATGGTTGGGAACCCAAAACCAAGTCGTTCAAGCCGGAAACATTCATGAGTACAGTCCGTTGGAAACTGGTTAATGCACTTGAGTGCGACCACACATACGGTCATAAGACAAAACAAAAGCGGATCGCATTAGGACTGCCAAAGACACACTACAACGATGCATTCTGCATAGCCGGAGGCAGGAACCAGGAGAGATGTGAGCCGATATTTTTTCAGCAGAAACGCAAAAACAACCGCTGTTTGGAAAAATTTTATGATGCAAAAGTGATTGATATCAGGACAGATCAAAAGGTTGCTGGTGCACAACTGCATTGCGGCCGCCAGACTCGCAACAAAAATTTGAACGGAGAAAATCTGAGGCAGTATCGCGGCGTAAAGGTATCCAAAGGCAGGCGGCAAATCCGAAAGCAGCAATATTCCATTCGCCCTAATGATATAGTCAGATTTAATTACAGGATTTACAGAGCGTTAGGTGTCCAAAACAGAGGACACTATCTAAAGATGACCAACGGTGGCAAACCTGTTGTCAAAAGTATCAAGCAGATTGAGGTACTTTTTCATCAAAAAACACTAATGGTAGTATGA
- the gatB gene encoding Asp-tRNA(Asn)/Glu-tRNA(Gln) amidotransferase subunit GatB, whose product MAFEPVIGLEVHAQLKTKTKIFCNCSTTFGNSPNANTCPVCTGMPGVLPVLNKQAVTFAIKAGLATNCTINRESRFDRKNYFYPDLPKGYQISQFAMPIAEHGFLDVEADGKEKRIGITRIHMEEDAGKLIHDPVRGKSLVDLNRTGVPLIEIVSEPDLRTAAQAGAYLRKLHAILKYIDVCDGNMEQGSFRCDANVSLRPVGQEEFGTRTELKNLNSFKNVEKAILYEIQRQTYVLEDGGQVIQETRLWDPTKNRSASMRGKEEAHDYRYFPDPDLVPLIVDDAWIQGVRDSMPELPDEKKQRFITEYNLSEYDAGVLTADLDMANFFEDTIKPLKNIKQAANWTMTTLMGMLNAKGVEISDSPVSAHEFSKLLGLLESSRINANAAKTVFEEMIETGNDPESIVKEKGLEQVSDQGELEAMVDEIIKENPEEAKAYRDGKTKLFSFFMGQVMKKTRGKADPKVVTPMLKSKL is encoded by the coding sequence ATGGCATTTGAACCTGTTATCGGACTAGAGGTCCACGCCCAGCTTAAAACTAAGACTAAAATTTTCTGCAACTGCTCAACCACCTTCGGCAATTCCCCCAACGCCAACACCTGCCCCGTATGCACGGGTATGCCAGGGGTTTTACCGGTACTGAATAAACAAGCCGTCACCTTTGCGATCAAAGCCGGTCTTGCCACCAACTGCACCATCAACCGGGAAAGCCGGTTTGACAGAAAAAATTATTTTTACCCGGATCTTCCCAAGGGTTACCAGATTTCCCAGTTTGCCATGCCCATTGCCGAGCACGGCTTTCTGGATGTTGAAGCCGATGGAAAGGAAAAGCGCATCGGCATCACCCGCATTCACATGGAAGAAGATGCCGGAAAGCTTATCCACGATCCCGTGCGGGGTAAAAGCCTGGTAGACCTGAACAGAACAGGCGTTCCCCTTATTGAAATTGTCAGTGAACCCGACCTTCGCACAGCGGCCCAAGCAGGTGCATACTTAAGAAAACTGCACGCCATTTTAAAATACATTGACGTTTGCGACGGTAACATGGAACAAGGCTCATTCAGATGTGACGCCAATGTTTCCCTGCGGCCTGTGGGGCAGGAAGAATTCGGCACCCGCACCGAGCTTAAAAATCTGAATTCCTTTAAAAATGTGGAAAAAGCCATCCTGTATGAAATCCAGCGTCAGACCTATGTATTGGAAGATGGAGGACAGGTCATCCAGGAGACCCGCCTGTGGGATCCAACCAAAAACCGCAGCGCATCTATGCGGGGCAAGGAAGAGGCCCACGATTACAGATATTTCCCTGATCCCGACCTTGTGCCGTTGATTGTGGACGATGCCTGGATTCAGGGAGTTCGCGATAGCATGCCGGAACTGCCCGATGAGAAAAAGCAACGGTTTATCACGGAATACAATCTGTCTGAGTATGATGCCGGTGTTTTAACAGCCGACCTGGACATGGCCAATTTTTTTGAGGATACCATTAAACCGCTGAAAAACATCAAGCAGGCCGCCAACTGGACCATGACCACCCTCATGGGCATGCTTAACGCCAAGGGCGTTGAAATCAGTGATTCACCTGTTTCTGCTCATGAGTTTTCAAAACTCCTTGGACTTCTGGAATCTTCCCGAATTAATGCCAACGCCGCCAAAACCGTTTTTGAAGAAATGATTGAAACCGGCAACGATCCGGAATCCATAGTCAAAGAAAAAGGCCTTGAACAGGTATCAGATCAGGGCGAACTTGAAGCGATGGTGGATGAAATCATCAAAGAAAACCCAGAAGAAGCTAAAGCATACAGGGACGGAAAAACCAAGCTGTTCAGCTTTTTCATGGGTCAGGTCATGAAAAAAACCCGGGGGAAGGCAGACCCCAAAGTGGTCACGCCCATGCTTAAATCAAAACTGTAA
- a CDS encoding flagellar hook-basal body complex protein: protein MSLTSSLYAGTSGLSNTGNALQVTSNNISNINTLGFKKGTATFADTLYQTIGTNAGSSQVGLGMNVDNVAQVFTDGSLETTSNATDLAIGGDGFFVVSESGSEENYYTRAGNFSFDENGALVTSEGYNLQGWYVEGDTGEEYGAVTDLILTEFTSPPDDTNEITVITNLDSDAESKSMVLSNLFQYNEDDGTTVDSDGYEYQTVVSVYDSLGSSHEVTIYYDKKSDTEWEYIVACDPDEDNRATVADTDAAGLLARGTITFSESSGDVVSMTMEELTGVIGNVEVTGNNTVDDVHFEIENSDVIQEDGYDMSLYYDGDDWTFDTSTNPLPDAYSNADIIFSNETTIYIDLDGSGVTDLKISLDEYATADSTLTFDINNPSELHIQDLENVVYDGEVYNNTTLSINDSSVMTTSVEDLSIFWDVGTETWYWNELDPDNANDADTLIKNNGVVGTIGDVSDPSVMDVAVKDISVSYDGSTSTWDWTDGLIPVDYPDAIITSSNADGFVIDFDGTGTSILTIIDLAGEDTFSFDVNPYVPPDEYSSATLSGDATYCSIDLDGSGNEDDEDDIVFTFEDELEGLVDSTISFNISGSTAWRTVTTDEAEETGYYQFTADFLGGEYGATETDISFNIGSKFDGSNWINDSLSSTQYAISSSTTYQDSDGYASGDLTGIEVDSGGLVSGSYSNGQELALFMVALADFNNVNGLISEGGNLYSATTESGSAVTNKPGENGLGTLSSYALEMSNVDISEEFVDMIGLQTAYEANAKIISTVDEMMTTVISMKR from the coding sequence ATGTCATTAACCAGTTCCCTTTATGCCGGCACAAGCGGCCTGAGTAACACCGGTAATGCACTTCAGGTCACAAGTAATAATATATCAAACATCAATACACTTGGGTTTAAAAAGGGAACCGCTACCTTTGCGGATACCCTTTACCAGACCATCGGCACCAATGCCGGTTCTTCCCAGGTGGGGCTTGGTATGAACGTTGATAATGTTGCCCAGGTGTTCACCGATGGCTCCCTTGAAACCACAAGTAATGCAACAGACCTTGCCATTGGCGGGGATGGTTTCTTTGTTGTTTCCGAGTCCGGATCTGAAGAAAATTATTATACAAGGGCCGGTAATTTTTCATTTGATGAAAACGGCGCGCTTGTCACTTCCGAAGGATATAATCTCCAGGGGTGGTATGTTGAAGGCGATACGGGTGAGGAATACGGGGCCGTTACCGACCTGATATTGACCGAGTTTACAAGCCCGCCGGATGATACAAACGAAATCACGGTAATTACCAACTTGGATTCCGATGCCGAGTCCAAATCCATGGTTTTGTCCAACCTGTTTCAATATAATGAAGATGACGGCACTACAGTGGATTCGGATGGTTATGAATACCAGACCGTGGTCTCGGTCTATGATTCCCTGGGTTCATCCCATGAAGTCACCATTTATTACGATAAAAAATCCGATACCGAGTGGGAATACATTGTTGCCTGTGATCCCGATGAAGACAATCGTGCCACTGTGGCAGATACAGACGCGGCAGGGCTTCTGGCAAGGGGCACGATTACCTTTTCAGAAAGTTCCGGTGACGTCGTTTCCATGACCATGGAAGAACTCACAGGTGTGATTGGCAACGTGGAAGTGACCGGAAACAATACCGTGGACGATGTTCATTTTGAAATTGAAAATTCCGATGTGATTCAAGAGGATGGTTATGATATGTCATTATATTATGACGGTGATGACTGGACCTTTGATACGAGCACGAACCCACTGCCCGATGCTTATAGTAACGCAGATATCATTTTTTCTAATGAAACTACTATTTATATCGATCTTGATGGTTCAGGCGTAACGGATTTAAAAATTTCTCTGGATGAATATGCCACGGCGGATTCCACCCTCACCTTTGATATTAACAATCCCAGCGAACTCCATATCCAGGATCTTGAAAATGTGGTTTACGACGGAGAAGTTTACAACAATACGACACTTTCTATCAACGATTCCAGTGTAATGACAACATCTGTTGAAGATCTTTCCATTTTTTGGGATGTGGGCACGGAAACCTGGTACTGGAATGAGCTGGACCCCGACAACGCAAACGATGCCGACACTTTGATAAAAAATAATGGGGTGGTAGGCACCATAGGTGATGTCTCCGATCCGAGCGTCATGGATGTTGCGGTAAAGGATATCAGCGTGTCTTATGACGGGTCTACTTCTACTTGGGACTGGACAGATGGATTAATCCCCGTAGATTATCCGGATGCTATAATTACATCCTCCAATGCGGACGGGTTTGTCATTGATTTTGATGGTACTGGTACGAGTATTCTTACTATAATCGATTTGGCGGGTGAAGATACCTTTAGCTTTGACGTGAATCCATATGTTCCGCCGGATGAATACAGCAGTGCAACCCTTTCAGGCGATGCCACATACTGTTCCATTGACCTTGATGGGTCTGGGAATGAGGACGACGAAGACGACATTGTCTTCACGTTTGAAGATGAACTTGAGGGGCTTGTTGATAGTACAATTTCCTTTAATATTTCAGGCTCGACTGCATGGCGCACAGTAACAACCGATGAGGCGGAAGAAACAGGATATTACCAGTTTACGGCTGATTTTCTCGGCGGCGAGTACGGTGCAACAGAAACCGATATCTCATTTAATATCGGGTCAAAATTTGACGGCAGTAACTGGATTAATGATTCGTTGTCCTCCACCCAGTACGCCATCTCCTCTTCCACCACATATCAGGATTCAGACGGCTATGCATCAGGGGATCTCACCGGAATTGAGGTGGATTCCGGTGGCCTGGTCTCCGGCTCTTATTCAAATGGTCAGGAACTTGCCTTGTTCATGGTCGCCCTGGCAGATTTTAACAATGTAAACGGCCTTATAAGTGAAGGTGGCAATCTTTATTCAGCCACAACAGAAAGCGGGTCAGCCGTCACAAATAAACCCGGGGAAAACGGGCTTGGTACCCTGTCATCCTATGCCCTTGAGATGTCCAACGTGGATATTTCCGAGGAATTTGTTGACATGATTGGACTGCAGACTGCCTATGAAGCCAATGCCAAAATCATCAGTACCGTGGATGAAATGATGACCACGGTTATATCCATGAAACGTTAA
- a CDS encoding flagellin, with the protein MRVATISIYKQATYQLGRLTSDLNEANEVVSTNLKISSASDDPSGMKQVLTINSDRAALDQYQVNVDQAQNMLTTAETALGSMADQLSEMKLLSSSLANASASYQERSDAAQNMLVYLDSLMDLANTDAYGGYVFGGDDNRTTPFTFDDDDNPTSVTYNGSSDPVNISTSKNTTISLDCCGSDLFYEDEVMIDTTNNQIVFTEDPGTGDGNLLTIEATITSGTYNKQELSAVVEDTLNEASEENGYNVLYQVGYDKETNTFGIGIDGKRDTPMGVTFEAIHTETVRISNFESEGQDFEDVEIEIVNPTFLTEYTPAPEGTKPLTLTYTEDGTWNVSNDPGYGLPSELEISGDTIEIDVNDNGESDIVINLNDTPWVGNTVSFDIVEGYENASILPDLGFESQTVTLGTMTSDFPVVRQQLTVVPEENDTIDFTETLLDGGETSVQLTAVIEDDTYSDPQSYAAAVEKALETASAENGNRVNYSVTYDEETDSFTISEDTDTGRQLESFDLLFSSGSNADSSSAAENLGFNAEDVSSGPQQGEEASWSIWDTVFDLKDALANDDVDGIQRAMTRLENHYESLTSNISKVGTIYESTTITEATISDSDLTLTNQLSTVRDADTVEAIMNLKSAQTVYEAALSSTSSVMGVSLVDYMG; encoded by the coding sequence ATGAGAGTAGCAACCATAAGCATATACAAACAGGCCACATATCAGCTTGGTCGGCTCACCTCTGATTTAAACGAGGCCAATGAAGTTGTATCCACCAATCTGAAAATTAGTTCCGCATCTGATGATCCATCGGGTATGAAGCAAGTACTGACCATCAATTCCGACCGGGCCGCATTGGATCAGTATCAGGTTAATGTGGATCAGGCCCAGAACATGCTTACCACGGCCGAAACCGCTCTTGGTTCCATGGCTGATCAGTTGTCTGAGATGAAACTTTTATCTTCGTCTTTGGCCAATGCCTCGGCTTCTTACCAGGAGCGCTCTGACGCTGCACAGAATATGCTGGTTTACCTTGACAGCCTTATGGATTTAGCCAATACAGATGCATATGGTGGATATGTGTTCGGTGGTGACGATAACCGGACAACGCCTTTTACCTTTGACGATGATGATAATCCCACCAGTGTAACCTACAACGGAAGCAGTGACCCGGTAAACATAAGCACATCGAAAAACACCACCATATCCCTGGACTGTTGCGGCAGTGATTTGTTTTATGAAGATGAAGTCATGATAGACACCACCAACAATCAGATCGTTTTCACCGAAGACCCTGGTACGGGAGACGGAAATCTTCTTACCATTGAGGCAACAATTACAAGCGGCACTTACAATAAGCAAGAACTTTCTGCCGTTGTTGAAGATACATTGAATGAAGCCTCTGAAGAAAATGGGTATAATGTCCTTTACCAGGTGGGATATGATAAGGAGACCAATACCTTTGGCATTGGTATAGACGGAAAGCGTGACACTCCGATGGGCGTCACCTTTGAAGCGATCCACACGGAAACTGTCAGAATTTCAAATTTTGAGTCAGAGGGCCAGGACTTCGAAGACGTGGAAATTGAAATTGTTAATCCGACATTTTTGACCGAATATACCCCGGCACCCGAGGGAACAAAACCGTTGACGCTTACCTATACCGAAGACGGCACCTGGAACGTCTCCAATGATCCGGGATACGGACTGCCTTCCGAGCTTGAAATCTCCGGTGATACCATAGAAATTGACGTGAATGATAACGGGGAGTCAGATATTGTCATTAATTTGAACGATACGCCTTGGGTGGGGAATACCGTTTCTTTTGATATCGTGGAAGGCTATGAAAATGCCAGTATTCTGCCAGATTTGGGGTTTGAAAGCCAAACTGTTACCCTTGGAACAATGACCAGTGATTTTCCGGTGGTCAGGCAGCAGTTAACCGTGGTTCCTGAAGAAAATGACACCATTGATTTCACCGAAACCCTTTTGGATGGGGGAGAAACTTCGGTTCAACTGACTGCCGTGATAGAAGACGATACTTACTCGGATCCTCAATCCTATGCCGCAGCTGTGGAAAAGGCCCTTGAAACCGCCTCGGCTGAAAACGGCAACCGGGTCAATTATTCGGTGACTTATGACGAAGAAACCGATTCCTTTACCATCAGCGAGGACACCGACACCGGCCGGCAGCTTGAATCCTTTGACTTGTTGTTTTCTTCTGGTTCCAATGCGGACTCAAGTAGTGCTGCCGAAAATCTTGGCTTCAATGCTGAGGATGTGTCTTCCGGCCCCCAGCAAGGAGAAGAAGCCTCCTGGAGTATTTGGGATACCGTTTTTGATCTTAAAGATGCCCTGGCAAATGATGATGTAGACGGTATTCAGCGGGCAATGACCCGGCTGGAAAATCATTATGAAAGTCTTACCTCAAACATTTCAAAAGTGGGTACTATTTACGAGAGCACAACTATTACCGAAGCCACCATATCTGATTCGGATTTAACACTGACCAACCAGCTTTCCACGGTCCGGGATGCAGATACCGTGGAAGCCATTATGAATCTTAAATCTGCCCAGACTGTTTATGAAGCGGCGTTGAGTTCGACATCTTCTGTGATGGGGGTAAGCCTGGTGGATTATATGGGATGA